In the Brassica napus cultivar Da-Ae chromosome A7, Da-Ae, whole genome shotgun sequence genome, one interval contains:
- the LOC106353199 gene encoding deoxyhypusine hydroxylase-like, giving the protein MAANGSASPTEEGGGVSNMEKFLCERLLDQSQPISERFRALFSLRNLKGPAPRSALILAARDSSNLLAHEAAFALGQMQDAEAVPALESVLNDMSLHPIVRHEAAEALGAIGLAGNADILKKSLVFDPAQEVRETCELALKRIEELSNVVDAETKRSPFMSVDPAAPSAAFSSVHQLRQILMDETKGMYERYAALFALRNHGGEDAVSAIVDSLSANSALLRHEVAYVLGQLQNKAALDTLSKILRDVNEHPMVRHEAAEALGSIADEQSIALLQEFSRDTEPLVSQSCEVALSMLEFENSGKSFEFFFTQDPLVR; this is encoded by the exons ATGGCAGCTAATGGATCAGCTTCACCGACGGAAGAAGGCGGAGGAGTAAGTAACATGGAGAAGTTTCTCTGCGAGCGATTGTTGGACCAGTCGCAGCCAATCTCAGAGCGATTCAGAGCTCTCTTCTCTCTCCGCAACTTGAAAGGCCCTGCACCTCGCAGCGCTCTAATCCTCG CGGCCAGAGACTCATCCAACTTGTTGGCGCATGAAGCTGCGTTTGCGTTGGGACAGATGCAAGACGCTGAAGCAGTTCCTGCTCTAGAGTCGGTTCTTAATGATATGTCTTTGCATCCTATAGTGCGCCATGAG GCAGCAGAAGCTCTTGGAGCCATTGGTTTAGCGGGTAATGCTGACATTTTAAAGAAAAGCTTGGTCTTTGATCCTGCTCAGGAGGTTCGGGAAACATGTGAGTTAGCTCTCAAAAGGATTGAAGAGCTGAGTAATGTTGTTGATGCAGAGACAAAGAGATCGCCTTTCATGTCTGTTGACCCTGCGGCTCCTTCCGCTGCTTTCTCCTCTGTCCACCAACTGAG GCAGATTCTTATGGATGAAACAAAAGGCATGTATGAGAGATATGCTGCTCTTTTCGCTCTGAGGAATCATGGTGGAGAGGACGCTGTTTCTGCTATTGTTGATTCTTTGAGTGCTAATAGTGCCCTTCTACGTCATGAG GTTGCTTATGTCTTGGGGCAATTACAAAACAAAGCTGCTTTAGATACTCTAAGCAAAATACTGAGAGATGTGAATGAGCACCCAATGGTTAGACACGAGGCTGCAGAAGCGCTTGGTTCTATTGCAG ATGAGCAGAGCATCGCATTGCTACAGGAATTCTCAAGAGACACTGAGCCGCTTGTTTCGCAAAGCTGTGAAGTTGCACTGAGCATGTTGGAATTTGAAAATTCTGGCAAATCATTCGAG TTCTTTTTCACTCAAGACCCGCTTGTTCGCTAA
- the LOC106356834 gene encoding MATH domain and coiled-coil domain-containing protein At3g58210-like: MWNGDGTVEFNGFRVLYSEVITIISLNNDQLWLCFFFSHQTCYQVDYVRRIFERHPETAMNLLPKNQLVKNAYMNTLLDLIDITCLAPQELTEEELRDAENTLLDLVGVGFELDWLKRKLEELCVKKKKMEARGARMRELDRMIVEQRQVLLALEVELKNEENEAVSDSARLGFEDVV, translated from the coding sequence ATGTGGAATGGTGATGGAACAGTGGAGTTTAATGGCTTCCGAGTTCTCTATTCAGAGGTAATAACAATTATTTCACTTAACAATGATCAACTgtggttgtgtttttttttttcacatcaaacttgttatcagGTAGACTATGTAAGAAGAATCTTTGAAAGACACCCAGAAACCGCAATGAATCTTCTTCCAAAGAACCAGTTGGTGAAGAATGCTTACATGAACACCCTCCTCGACCTCATCGACATAACTTGCTTAGCTCCTCAGGAGCTCACGGAGGAGGAGCTAAGAGATGCTGAGAACACGCTTTTGGATCTGGTTGGTGTAGGTTTTGAGTTGGATTGGTTGAAGAGGAAACTTGAAGAGCTTtgcgtgaagaagaagaaaatggaagCACGCGGTGCACGCATGAGAGAACTCGATAGAATGATCGTGGAACAGAGACAAGTGTTGCTTGCTCTTGAAGTGGAGCTGAAGAATGAAGAGAACGAGGCTGTTTCCGACAGTGCTCGACTCGGTTTCGAGGATGTTGTTTGA